One Denticeps clupeoides chromosome 3, fDenClu1.1, whole genome shotgun sequence DNA window includes the following coding sequences:
- the kmt5aa gene encoding N-lysine methyltransferase KMT5A-A isoform X1: MTLRSYRNPNADLFALTDLLCNGHSTVALVGHNHIKATQHNGEEEPQKPEKYSAGRQKQVDTTDNHQARLSNQSKGTRRKVKVKNAENKNDRNRKVTDYFPIRRSCRKSKTALKFEEQKNIDELILSGSEPGMMVQDTEGKGRGVFATQSFRKGQYVVEYHGNLLGVTEAKEREAAYAQDPTTGCYMYYFQYLSKTYCVDATAESGRLGRLINHSKTGNCQTKLHAINGTPHLILVASKDINKGEELLYDYGDRSKASIAAHPWLKH; this comes from the exons ATGACATTGAGGTCGTACCGCAACCCCAACGCTGACCTCTTCGCTCTCACG GACCTCTTGTGCAATGGACACTCTACTGTAGCCCTCGTGGGCCACAACCATATTAAAGCCACCCAGCATAATGGAGAGGAGGAGCCGCAAAAGCCAGAGAAATATTCAG CCGGGAGGCAAAAGCAAGTCGACACAACAGACAACCACCAAGCTCGTctcagtaatcagagcaaaggcaCACGGcgtaaagttaaagttaaaaa TGCTGAAAACAAGAATGACCGAAATCGCAAAGTGACAGATTATTTTCCCATCAGAAGAAGTTGCAGGAAGAGCAAGACTGCATTGAAg TTTGAAGAGCAGAAAAACATAGATGAATTAATTTTAAGTGGAAGTGAGCCTGGAATGATg GTTCAGGACACTGAAGGAAAAGGAAGGGGGGTGTTTGCTACCCAAAGTTTCCGGAAAGGACAGTACGTTGTTGAGTATCATGGAAACCTGTTAGGGGTAACTGAGGCCAAAGAAAGGGAAGCCGCGTACGCACAAGATCCTACAACTGGCTGCtatatgtattattttcagTATCTGAGCAAAACCTACTG TGTGGATGCAACAGCAGAATCCGGTCGTTTGGGAAGACTGATCAACCACAGTAAAACTGGCAACTGTCAAACCAAACTCCACGCCATAAATGGAACACCTCACCTCATACTTGTGGCCTCAAAAGACATCAACAAAGGAGAAGAGCTTCTGTATGATTATGGAGACCGCAGCAAAGCTTCCATAGCAGCTCACCCCTGGCTCAAACActga
- the kmt5aa gene encoding N-lysine methyltransferase KMT5A-A isoform X2 — protein MSGDLLCNGHSTVALVGHNHIKATQHNGEEEPQKPEKYSAGRQKQVDTTDNHQARLSNQSKGTRRKVKVKNAENKNDRNRKVTDYFPIRRSCRKSKTALKFEEQKNIDELILSGSEPGMMVQDTEGKGRGVFATQSFRKGQYVVEYHGNLLGVTEAKEREAAYAQDPTTGCYMYYFQYLSKTYCVDATAESGRLGRLINHSKTGNCQTKLHAINGTPHLILVASKDINKGEELLYDYGDRSKASIAAHPWLKH, from the exons ATGAGCGGG GACCTCTTGTGCAATGGACACTCTACTGTAGCCCTCGTGGGCCACAACCATATTAAAGCCACCCAGCATAATGGAGAGGAGGAGCCGCAAAAGCCAGAGAAATATTCAG CCGGGAGGCAAAAGCAAGTCGACACAACAGACAACCACCAAGCTCGTctcagtaatcagagcaaaggcaCACGGcgtaaagttaaagttaaaaa TGCTGAAAACAAGAATGACCGAAATCGCAAAGTGACAGATTATTTTCCCATCAGAAGAAGTTGCAGGAAGAGCAAGACTGCATTGAAg TTTGAAGAGCAGAAAAACATAGATGAATTAATTTTAAGTGGAAGTGAGCCTGGAATGATg GTTCAGGACACTGAAGGAAAAGGAAGGGGGGTGTTTGCTACCCAAAGTTTCCGGAAAGGACAGTACGTTGTTGAGTATCATGGAAACCTGTTAGGGGTAACTGAGGCCAAAGAAAGGGAAGCCGCGTACGCACAAGATCCTACAACTGGCTGCtatatgtattattttcagTATCTGAGCAAAACCTACTG TGTGGATGCAACAGCAGAATCCGGTCGTTTGGGAAGACTGATCAACCACAGTAAAACTGGCAACTGTCAAACCAAACTCCACGCCATAAATGGAACACCTCACCTCATACTTGTGGCCTCAAAAGACATCAACAAAGGAGAAGAGCTTCTGTATGATTATGGAGACCGCAGCAAAGCTTCCATAGCAGCTCACCCCTGGCTCAAACActga
- the kmt5aa gene encoding N-lysine methyltransferase KMT5A-A isoform X3: protein MCFLYFHDHLPTSAKHLWELLQDCWKSISAGRQKQVDTTDNHQARLSNQSKGTRRKVKVKNAENKNDRNRKVTDYFPIRRSCRKSKTALKFEEQKNIDELILSGSEPGMMVQDTEGKGRGVFATQSFRKGQYVVEYHGNLLGVTEAKEREAAYAQDPTTGCYMYYFQYLSKTYCVDATAESGRLGRLINHSKTGNCQTKLHAINGTPHLILVASKDINKGEELLYDYGDRSKASIAAHPWLKH from the exons atgtgttttctttattttcatgaccatttaccaacaagtgctaaacacctctgggaactccttcaagactgttggaaaagcatttcag CCGGGAGGCAAAAGCAAGTCGACACAACAGACAACCACCAAGCTCGTctcagtaatcagagcaaaggcaCACGGcgtaaagttaaagttaaaaa TGCTGAAAACAAGAATGACCGAAATCGCAAAGTGACAGATTATTTTCCCATCAGAAGAAGTTGCAGGAAGAGCAAGACTGCATTGAAg TTTGAAGAGCAGAAAAACATAGATGAATTAATTTTAAGTGGAAGTGAGCCTGGAATGATg GTTCAGGACACTGAAGGAAAAGGAAGGGGGGTGTTTGCTACCCAAAGTTTCCGGAAAGGACAGTACGTTGTTGAGTATCATGGAAACCTGTTAGGGGTAACTGAGGCCAAAGAAAGGGAAGCCGCGTACGCACAAGATCCTACAACTGGCTGCtatatgtattattttcagTATCTGAGCAAAACCTACTG TGTGGATGCAACAGCAGAATCCGGTCGTTTGGGAAGACTGATCAACCACAGTAAAACTGGCAACTGTCAAACCAAACTCCACGCCATAAATGGAACACCTCACCTCATACTTGTGGCCTCAAAAGACATCAACAAAGGAGAAGAGCTTCTGTATGATTATGGAGACCGCAGCAAAGCTTCCATAGCAGCTCACCCCTGGCTCAAACActga